One genomic window of Paraburkholderia acidiphila includes the following:
- the astA gene encoding arginine N-succinyltransferase → MIVVRVVQTGDVDALVALAKETGPGLTTFKPDREALKARIERARRTLAGDAELREAGYFFVMEDTATGDVAGVCGIETAVGLEQPFYNYRVSTVVHASQELGIWTRMRALNISHDLTGYAEVCSLFLSPRYRTGGVGGLLSRSRFMFIAQFRERFPERLCAELRGHFDAEGTSPFWRAVGSHFYQIDFNAADYLSSHGRKSFLAELMPRYPVYVELLPEEAQACVGLTHADTIPARRMLEAEGLRYENHVDIFDAGPVLECHIGDLRTVRDSVVVPVEIGEAHASEGVRSLVSNTSLGDFRVGFAPGVVHDGVFTLSATEAAALNVAAGESVRVLGPAAKQQR, encoded by the coding sequence ATGATTGTGGTACGCGTCGTGCAAACGGGCGACGTGGACGCGCTCGTCGCGCTCGCCAAGGAAACGGGCCCCGGCCTCACCACCTTCAAGCCCGACCGTGAGGCGCTCAAGGCGCGCATCGAGCGCGCACGGCGCACGCTGGCAGGCGACGCCGAGTTGCGCGAAGCCGGCTACTTCTTCGTGATGGAAGACACGGCAACGGGCGACGTGGCGGGCGTGTGCGGCATCGAAACGGCGGTGGGACTGGAGCAGCCGTTCTACAACTACCGCGTGAGCACGGTGGTCCACGCAAGCCAGGAACTCGGCATCTGGACGCGCATGCGCGCGCTCAATATCTCGCACGATCTCACGGGCTATGCCGAGGTGTGTTCGCTCTTTCTCTCGCCGCGCTATCGCACGGGCGGCGTGGGCGGGCTGCTTTCGCGCTCGCGCTTCATGTTTATCGCGCAGTTTCGCGAGCGCTTTCCCGAGCGCCTGTGCGCGGAATTGCGCGGCCATTTCGACGCAGAAGGGACGTCGCCGTTCTGGCGCGCAGTCGGTTCGCACTTCTACCAGATCGATTTCAACGCCGCCGACTACCTCAGCTCGCACGGTCGCAAGTCGTTCCTCGCGGAGTTGATGCCGCGTTACCCGGTGTACGTTGAACTCCTGCCCGAGGAAGCGCAGGCATGCGTGGGCCTCACGCATGCCGACACGATTCCCGCGCGGCGCATGCTCGAAGCCGAAGGGCTGCGCTACGAAAATCACGTCGATATCTTCGACGCGGGCCCCGTGCTCGAATGCCATATCGGCGACCTGCGCACGGTGCGCGACAGCGTGGTGGTGCCGGTTGAAATCGGCGAGGCGCATGCGTCGGAGGGCGTGCGCTCGCTTGTGTCGAATACGTCGCTTGGCGATTTTCGCGTGGGCTTCGCGCCCGGCGTCGTGCACGACGGCGTGTTCACGCTGAGCGCCACGGAAGCGGCGGCACTGAACGTCGCGGCGGGTGAGTCGGTGCGTGTGCTCGGCCCCGCAGCGAAGCAACAGCGATAA
- the aruF gene encoding arginine/ornithine succinyltransferase subunit alpha, producing MLFVRPARLSDLDAIAHMARTAQPVLHSLPHDRAALEARIALSEDSFRADVDFPGEEFYLFVLEDSATGQLVGTSSIVAAAGYAEPFYAFRNDALIHASRELHVNRKIHALTMSHELTGKSRLAGFYIEPTLRGDAAAHLMSRARMMYIAMNRRRFTSEVFTLLLGVTDEKGASPFWEAVGRKFFGRDFKDIELASGGRSRTFIAEVMPAYPLYVPLLPEPAQRVLGEPDPSALLAYEIHLEEGYEPDRYVDIFDAGPVLTAQVDRTASVAGSEARAVREVADATNTQGTAYLVASQRAGEFRCVLATLPESEQGARGRNFAPLDAAARAALGVQDGEAVRCAPLYRATPQTEDAYMGDAQ from the coding sequence ATGCTATTCGTTCGCCCCGCCAGGCTTTCCGATCTCGACGCGATCGCCCACATGGCGCGCACCGCGCAACCGGTGCTGCATTCGCTGCCGCACGACCGCGCGGCGCTCGAAGCGCGTATCGCGCTTTCGGAAGATTCGTTTCGCGCGGACGTGGACTTCCCCGGTGAGGAGTTCTATCTGTTCGTGCTCGAAGATTCCGCCACGGGGCAGCTCGTCGGCACCTCGAGCATCGTGGCGGCGGCCGGCTACGCCGAGCCGTTCTACGCGTTTCGCAACGACGCGCTCATTCATGCGTCGCGCGAACTGCACGTGAACCGCAAGATTCACGCGCTGACGATGTCGCACGAACTCACGGGCAAGAGCCGTCTCGCGGGTTTTTACATCGAGCCAACGCTGCGCGGCGACGCGGCCGCGCATCTCATGTCGCGCGCACGCATGATGTACATCGCGATGAACCGCCGGCGCTTCACGTCCGAAGTGTTCACGCTGCTGCTTGGCGTGACCGACGAAAAGGGCGCGTCGCCGTTCTGGGAAGCCGTTGGGCGCAAGTTCTTCGGGCGCGATTTCAAGGACATCGAACTGGCCTCGGGCGGACGTAGCCGCACCTTCATCGCCGAAGTGATGCCGGCTTACCCGCTCTATGTGCCGCTGCTGCCTGAGCCGGCGCAGCGCGTGCTCGGCGAACCCGATCCGAGCGCGTTGCTGGCTTACGAAATTCATCTGGAAGAGGGCTACGAGCCGGACCGCTACGTCGATATTTTCGATGCGGGTCCGGTGCTCACCGCCCAGGTGGATCGCACGGCCTCGGTTGCCGGAAGCGAGGCGCGCGCGGTGCGTGAAGTTGCGGACGCAACGAACACGCAAGGCACGGCATATCTGGTCGCGAGCCAACGTGCAGGCGAGTTTCGCTGCGTGCTCGCGACGCTGCCAGAGAGCGAGCAGGGCGCGCGTGGACGTAACTTCGCGCCGCTCGACGCCGCCGCACGCGCCGCGCTCGGCGTGCAGGACGGCGAAGCGGTGCGCTGTGCGCCGCTTTATCGCGCCACCCCGCAAACAGAGGATGCATACATGGGAGACGCACAATGA
- a CDS encoding aspartate aminotransferase family protein codes for MNDQTVSRKTFDEVMVPCFSPAPFVPDRGEGSRVWDTEGRDYIDFACGIAVTSLGHAHPELLRVLQEQGSKLWHIGNGYTNEPVLRLARQLETLTFADRAFFANSGAEANEAALKLARRVAFDRHGADKFEIVSFTQSFHGRTFFTVSVGGQPKYSEGFGPVPGGITHLPYNDIEAAKRAIGAQTCAVIVEPVQGEGGVIPADPAFLHALREACDAHGALLIFDEVQTGVGRTGHFYAYEDTGVTPDILTTAKALGNGFPIGAMLTTEAIAAHFKVGVHGTTYGGNPLGAALAGKVVELVSDPALLAGVRARGEAIRAKLAKINERFDMFKEVRGKGLLIGAELNARFAGRAKDFNAAAANRGVMMLIAGPDVLRFAPSLIIPEADLDEGFARFEQACNDVIGVAGSR; via the coding sequence ATGAACGACCAGACTGTGAGCCGCAAGACCTTCGACGAAGTGATGGTGCCGTGTTTCTCGCCCGCGCCGTTCGTGCCGGATCGCGGGGAAGGCTCGCGCGTGTGGGACACCGAGGGCCGCGACTACATCGACTTCGCATGCGGCATCGCCGTGACCTCGCTCGGCCACGCGCACCCGGAGCTGCTGCGCGTGCTGCAGGAGCAGGGCAGCAAGCTCTGGCACATCGGCAATGGCTACACCAACGAGCCGGTGCTGCGCCTCGCGCGTCAGCTCGAAACCCTCACGTTCGCCGACCGCGCGTTCTTCGCGAACTCGGGCGCGGAAGCCAATGAGGCGGCGCTCAAGCTCGCGCGCCGCGTGGCCTTCGATCGGCACGGCGCCGACAAGTTCGAGATCGTCTCGTTCACGCAGTCGTTCCATGGCCGTACCTTCTTCACCGTGAGCGTGGGCGGTCAGCCCAAGTATTCGGAAGGCTTCGGCCCCGTGCCGGGCGGTATCACGCATCTGCCGTACAACGACATCGAAGCGGCGAAGCGCGCCATCGGCGCGCAGACTTGCGCCGTGATCGTCGAGCCGGTGCAGGGCGAGGGCGGCGTGATTCCCGCCGACCCGGCGTTCCTGCACGCGTTGCGCGAAGCGTGCGACGCGCACGGCGCGCTGCTGATTTTCGACGAGGTGCAAACGGGCGTGGGCCGTACGGGCCACTTCTACGCTTACGAAGATACGGGCGTCACACCCGACATCCTCACGACGGCCAAGGCGCTCGGCAACGGCTTCCCGATCGGCGCGATGCTCACGACCGAAGCGATCGCCGCGCACTTCAAGGTAGGCGTGCATGGCACGACCTATGGCGGCAATCCGCTGGGCGCCGCGCTTGCGGGCAAGGTGGTCGAACTCGTGAGCGACCCGGCACTGCTGGCGGGCGTGCGCGCGCGCGGCGAAGCGATTCGCGCCAAGCTCGCGAAGATCAACGAGCGCTTCGACATGTTCAAGGAAGTGCGCGGCAAGGGGCTTTTGATCGGCGCTGAACTGAACGCGCGCTTTGCCGGCCGCGCCAAGGACTTCAACGCGGCGGCCGCGAATCGCGGCGTGATGATGCTGATCGCGGGGCCGGACGTGCTGCGCTTTGCGCCGTCGCTCATCATTCCTGAAGCGGACCTCGACGAAGGCTTTGCGCGCTTCGAACAGGCCTGCAACGACGTCATCGGCGTCGCCGGCTCGCGCTGA
- the astB gene encoding N-succinylarginine dihydrolase — protein MTTLEANFDGLVGPTHNYAGLSFGNVASQNNEKSVANPRAAAQQGLRKMKRLADLGFAQGVLPPQERPSMRLLRELGFGGKDAEAIARAAKDAPELLAAASSASAMWTANAATVSPSADTPNRRVHFTPANLCSKLHRAIEHESTRRTLSTVFADPSHFVVHEALPGTPALGDEGAANHTRFSAQYGERGVEFFVYGRSEYRRGPEPKRFPARQTFEASRAIAQRHGLTDAGTVFAQQNPDVIDAGVFHNDVIAVGNRSTLFCHERAFVDQKAVYDELRTKLAAHDAPFHVIEVPEARVSVADAVSSYLFNSQLLSRADGTQILVVPQECRENPHVAIYLDELVASSGPVDEVLVFDLRESMKNGGGPACLRLRVVLSEEERAATAPGVWMNDALFTRLDGWIERHYRDRLAPQDLTDPALLVESRTALDELTQILGLGSLYDFQR, from the coding sequence ATGACAACCCTTGAAGCCAACTTCGACGGACTCGTCGGCCCCACGCACAACTACGCCGGGCTGTCGTTCGGCAACGTCGCCTCGCAGAACAACGAGAAGTCCGTGGCGAACCCGCGCGCCGCGGCGCAGCAAGGCTTGCGCAAGATGAAGCGGCTCGCCGACCTGGGCTTCGCGCAAGGCGTGTTGCCGCCGCAGGAGCGGCCTTCCATGCGCTTGCTGCGTGAGCTGGGTTTCGGCGGTAAGGATGCCGAAGCGATTGCGCGCGCCGCGAAAGACGCACCCGAACTCCTCGCGGCGGCAAGCTCCGCCTCGGCCATGTGGACCGCCAACGCGGCCACGGTGAGCCCTTCGGCGGATACGCCCAACCGGCGCGTGCATTTCACGCCCGCCAATCTGTGCAGCAAACTGCATCGCGCGATCGAGCACGAGTCCACGCGCCGCACGCTCTCCACCGTGTTCGCCGACCCGTCGCACTTCGTCGTGCACGAGGCGCTGCCCGGTACGCCCGCACTCGGCGACGAAGGCGCGGCCAACCATACGCGCTTTAGCGCGCAGTATGGCGAGCGCGGCGTGGAGTTCTTCGTGTACGGGCGCAGCGAATACCGCCGCGGGCCGGAGCCCAAGCGCTTTCCGGCGCGCCAGACGTTCGAGGCGAGCCGCGCCATTGCGCAGCGCCACGGCCTGACCGACGCCGGCACCGTGTTCGCCCAGCAAAACCCCGACGTGATCGATGCGGGCGTGTTTCACAACGACGTGATCGCCGTGGGCAACCGCAGCACGCTGTTCTGCCACGAGCGCGCGTTCGTCGACCAGAAGGCGGTGTACGACGAACTGCGCACGAAGCTCGCGGCGCACGACGCGCCGTTCCACGTGATCGAGGTGCCCGAGGCGCGCGTGAGCGTGGCCGATGCGGTCTCGTCGTACCTCTTCAACAGCCAGTTGCTGAGCCGGGCGGACGGCACGCAGATTCTCGTCGTGCCGCAGGAATGCCGCGAGAATCCGCACGTCGCGATCTATCTCGACGAACTGGTCGCGAGCAGCGGCCCCGTGGACGAAGTGCTCGTGTTCGACCTGCGCGAAAGCATGAAGAACGGTGGCGGCCCGGCGTGCCTGCGTCTGCGCGTCGTCCTCAGCGAGGAAGAGCGCGCGGCGACGGCGCCGGGCGTGTGGATGAACGACGCGCTCTTCACGCGCCTCGACGGCTGGATCGAGCGGCACTATCGCGACCGGCTCGCGCCGCAGGATCTGACCGATCCGGCGCTGCTCGTCGAGTCGCGCACGGCGCTCGACGAACTCACGCAGATTCTCGGCCTCGGATCGCTCTATGACTTCCAGCGCTGA
- a CDS encoding ABC transporter permease gives MNEIIQQFGRAFLYWDGEHVSGLAMTLWLLVISVAFGFVCAVPLAVARVSSRRWLSLPVRFYTYVFRGTPLYVQLLLIYTGVYSLAFIRSEPLLDAFFRSGLNCAVLAFALNTCAYTTEIFAGAIRATSHGEVEAARAYGMSPFTMYWRVILPSALRRALPLYSNEVILMLHATTVAFTATVPDILKVARDANSATYRSFESFGLAALIYCAVSFVLVAAFRRAEKRWLGHLAVRTR, from the coding sequence ATGAACGAAATCATTCAGCAATTTGGCCGCGCGTTTCTCTACTGGGACGGCGAACATGTATCGGGCCTCGCGATGACGCTGTGGCTGCTCGTCATCTCTGTGGCTTTCGGCTTCGTGTGCGCGGTGCCGCTCGCCGTCGCGCGCGTGTCGAGCCGCCGCTGGCTTTCGCTGCCGGTGCGCTTTTACACCTACGTGTTTCGCGGCACGCCGCTTTATGTGCAGTTGCTGCTCATCTACACGGGCGTGTACAGTCTCGCGTTCATCCGTTCGGAGCCACTGCTCGACGCGTTCTTTCGCAGCGGCCTGAACTGCGCGGTGCTCGCATTCGCGCTGAACACCTGCGCGTACACGACGGAGATTTTCGCGGGCGCGATTCGCGCCACTTCGCACGGCGAAGTGGAAGCGGCGCGCGCCTACGGCATGAGCCCGTTCACGATGTACTGGCGCGTGATCCTGCCTTCGGCGCTGCGCCGCGCGCTGCCGCTGTACAGTAACGAAGTGATCCTGATGCTGCACGCGACCACGGTGGCCTTCACCGCGACGGTGCCCGACATCCTCAAGGTCGCGCGCGACGCCAACTCGGCCACCTACCGCTCGTTCGAGTCGTTCGGCCTCGCAGCGCTGATCTACTGTGCGGTATCGTTCGTGCTGGTGGCCGCGTTCCGCCGCGCCGAAAAACGCTGGCTCGGCCATCTCGCCGTGCGCACCCGCTGA
- a CDS encoding ABC transporter ATP-binding protein, producing MAQTQSSDSKLVARDIHKRYGDNEVLKGVSLDAKKGDVISIIGASGSGKSTFLRCINFLEKPNAGEIVVDGEAVRTKAGRNGDLDVADHKQLQRIRTKLAMVFQHFNLWSHMNVLENVMEAPLHVLGVPRKEAEERAREYLEKVGLAPRVEKQYPSHLSGGQQQRVAIARALAMHPDVMLFDEPTSALDPELVGEVLKVMQKLAEEGRTMIVVTHEMGFARNVSNHVMFLHQGRTEEEGAPADVLGAPKSDRLRQFLSGSLK from the coding sequence TTGGCTCAGACGCAATCCTCAGATAGCAAGCTCGTCGCGCGCGACATCCACAAGCGCTACGGCGACAACGAGGTGCTCAAAGGCGTCTCGCTCGACGCGAAGAAGGGCGACGTGATCAGCATCATCGGCGCGAGCGGCTCGGGCAAGAGCACGTTCCTGCGCTGCATCAATTTCCTCGAGAAGCCGAACGCGGGCGAGATCGTCGTGGACGGCGAGGCCGTGCGCACGAAGGCGGGCCGCAACGGCGACCTGGACGTAGCCGACCACAAGCAACTGCAGCGCATCCGCACCAAGCTTGCGATGGTGTTCCAGCACTTCAATCTGTGGTCGCACATGAACGTGCTCGAAAACGTGATGGAAGCGCCTTTGCACGTGCTGGGCGTGCCGCGCAAGGAAGCCGAGGAGCGCGCGCGGGAGTATCTGGAGAAAGTGGGTCTCGCGCCGCGCGTGGAGAAGCAATATCCCTCGCATCTTTCGGGCGGCCAGCAGCAGCGCGTCGCGATTGCGCGCGCGCTTGCCATGCATCCCGACGTGATGCTGTTCGACGAGCCGACGTCGGCGCTCGATCCCGAACTCGTGGGCGAAGTGCTCAAAGTGATGCAAAAGCTCGCCGAAGAAGGCCGCACGATGATCGTCGTGACGCACGAAATGGGCTTTGCGCGCAACGTCTCGAATCATGTGATGTTCCTGCACCAGGGACGCACGGAGGAAGAGGGCGCGCCCGCGGATGTGCTCGGCGCGCCGAAGAGCGATCGTCTGCGCCAGTTCCTCTCGGGCAGTCTCAAGTAA
- a CDS encoding GlxA family transcriptional regulator: MSGVGPIVDALNLANEIDGRALYRWQMCSWNGRPVPLAGGAQWPADCAFGDAVSCDWLIVVTERYQQFADYRLFLASLARVGQRTPLVTGIHHGIWWLAMAGQLQGYRVAANWETFQQFAEQFERTIVTQHIYEIDRDRATCAGGQATLDFMLAMIGRDHGPELAERIADALGASTLRSGDERQRIPFVTAPGERHPRLNDALKLMEANIEDPLTTDEIANLVGVSRRQLERLFRQYLGAMPSKYYLGLRLAKARSQLQRTSKSVVQISLACGFSSAAHFSNAYRERFGVTPREDRRNWIERQHGGAAAEPRAGALVEPPEVQ; encoded by the coding sequence ATGTCGGGCGTGGGCCCGATCGTCGATGCGCTCAATCTTGCCAACGAAATTGACGGCCGCGCGCTGTACCGCTGGCAGATGTGCTCGTGGAACGGCCGTCCCGTGCCGCTGGCGGGCGGCGCGCAATGGCCCGCCGACTGTGCGTTCGGCGACGCCGTGTCGTGCGACTGGCTCATCGTCGTGACCGAGCGCTATCAGCAGTTCGCCGACTATCGCCTCTTTCTCGCAAGCCTTGCGCGCGTGGGGCAGCGTACGCCGCTCGTCACGGGTATTCACCACGGCATCTGGTGGCTCGCGATGGCTGGACAGTTGCAGGGCTACCGTGTGGCCGCGAACTGGGAGACGTTCCAGCAGTTTGCCGAGCAGTTCGAGCGCACCATCGTCACGCAGCACATCTACGAAATCGACCGCGACCGCGCGACCTGCGCCGGTGGCCAGGCCACGCTCGACTTCATGCTCGCGATGATCGGCCGCGACCACGGCCCGGAACTCGCCGAACGCATTGCCGACGCACTGGGCGCAAGCACGCTGCGCAGCGGCGACGAGCGCCAGCGCATTCCGTTCGTGACCGCGCCGGGCGAGCGGCACCCGCGCCTGAACGACGCGCTCAAGCTGATGGAAGCGAACATAGAGGATCCGCTCACGACCGACGAGATCGCGAATCTAGTGGGCGTTTCGCGGCGCCAGCTCGAGCGGCTCTTTCGCCAGTACCTTGGCGCGATGCCTTCCAAGTACTACCTGGGCCTGCGTCTTGCCAAGGCGCGCTCGCAGTTGCAGCGCACGAGCAAGTCGGTGGTGCAGATCAGTCTTGCGTGCGGTTTTTCTTCGGCGGCGCATTTTTCGAATGCGTACCGCGAGCGCTTCGGTGTGACGCCGCGCGAGGACCGCCGCAACTGGATCGAGCGCCAGCACGGCGGGGCCGCCGCCGAGCCGCGCGCGGGCGCGCTCGTCGAGCCGCCGGAAGTTCAGTAA
- the astD gene encoding succinylglutamate-semialdehyde dehydrogenase, whose amino-acid sequence MNELYIDGQWCAASGPAFSSRNPGTGETVWSGNAAGAEDVDRAVSAARRAFAAWSQTPLEARCEIVKRFAALVTEKKETLAQAIGRETGKPLWEARTEAASMAAKVAISITAYSERTGEKRAEMADGVAVLRHRPHGVVAVFGPYNFPGHLPNGHIVPALIAGNAVVFKPSELAPEVARTTVELWHEAGLPAGVLNLVQGERDTGIALANHKQIDGLFFTGSSDTGTLLHRQFGGRPEIVLALEMGGNNPLVVAPVEDIDAAVHHAIQSAFLSAGQRCTCARRILVPADAFGERFLERFVEVSSRITVGEYDADPQPFMGAVISARAAAKLMSAQAQLLERGARALLPMTQRDPALGFVTPAILDVTGVADLPDEEHFGPLAQIIRYAGFDDAIAQANNTAYGLSAGLLADDEALWQRFTREIRAGVVNWNRPTNGASSGAPFGGAGRSGNHRPSAYYAADYCAYPMASVESTQLQMPASVSPGLHF is encoded by the coding sequence ATGAACGAGCTTTACATCGATGGACAATGGTGCGCGGCCTCGGGCCCCGCGTTTTCGTCGCGCAACCCCGGCACTGGCGAGACCGTGTGGAGCGGCAATGCCGCAGGCGCCGAAGATGTCGATCGCGCCGTAAGCGCCGCGCGCCGCGCGTTTGCCGCGTGGTCGCAAACGCCGCTCGAAGCGCGCTGCGAAATCGTGAAGCGCTTTGCCGCGCTCGTCACCGAAAAGAAGGAAACGCTCGCTCAGGCCATTGGCCGCGAGACTGGCAAGCCGCTCTGGGAAGCGCGCACCGAAGCCGCGTCGATGGCCGCGAAGGTTGCGATTTCGATCACGGCATACAGCGAGCGCACCGGTGAAAAGCGCGCGGAGATGGCCGACGGTGTGGCCGTGCTGCGTCATCGCCCGCATGGCGTCGTTGCCGTGTTCGGTCCGTACAACTTTCCGGGCCATCTGCCCAACGGCCATATCGTGCCGGCGCTGATCGCGGGCAACGCCGTCGTGTTCAAACCCTCTGAACTCGCGCCGGAAGTTGCGCGCACAACGGTCGAGTTGTGGCACGAAGCCGGGTTGCCCGCGGGCGTGCTCAATCTCGTGCAGGGCGAGCGCGACACAGGCATTGCGCTTGCGAATCACAAGCAGATCGACGGGCTGTTCTTCACGGGCAGCTCGGACACCGGCACGCTGCTGCATCGTCAGTTCGGCGGCCGGCCCGAGATCGTGCTCGCGCTGGAGATGGGCGGCAACAATCCGCTCGTCGTCGCACCGGTCGAGGATATCGACGCAGCCGTGCATCACGCGATCCAGTCGGCGTTTCTTTCGGCAGGGCAGCGCTGCACGTGCGCGCGCCGCATTCTCGTGCCGGCGGACGCATTCGGCGAGCGCTTCCTCGAGCGTTTCGTCGAAGTGAGTTCTCGTATTACGGTGGGCGAGTACGACGCCGACCCGCAGCCGTTCATGGGCGCCGTGATTTCGGCGCGCGCGGCCGCCAAACTGATGAGCGCGCAAGCACAATTGCTCGAGCGCGGCGCACGCGCCTTGCTGCCGATGACGCAACGCGACCCGGCGCTCGGCTTCGTGACGCCCGCGATTCTGGACGTGACCGGCGTGGCCGACTTGCCCGACGAAGAGCACTTCGGGCCGCTCGCGCAGATCATCCGCTACGCGGGTTTCGACGACGCCATCGCGCAGGCCAACAACACGGCGTACGGTCTTTCGGCGGGCCTGCTCGCCGACGACGAAGCGCTGTGGCAGCGCTTCACGCGCGAGATCCGCGCCGGTGTGGTGAACTGGAACCGGCCGACCAACGGCGCGTCGAGTGGTGCGCCGTTCGGCGGCGCGGGCCGCTCGGGCAACCACCGGCCGAGCGCGTACTACGCCGCCGACTACTGCGCCTACCCGATGGCCTCGGTAGAAAGCACGCAATTGCAGATGCCCGCGAGCGTTTCGCCGGGTCTTCACTTCTAA